In a genomic window of Candidatus Binataceae bacterium:
- a CDS encoding ABC transporter ATP-binding protein, with the protein MNDAPARPLASPSATASLLLQAQGLTKSFYDGGREIGVLRDLSFEACTAERIAIVGQSGVGKSTFLHVLGSLEPPTAGKVIFEGQDLFALSARQLAEFRNLKLGFVFQFHYLLADFSALENVMMPGLIARRSPAEIRRAAAQMLELVGLGDKGHRRPAELSGGEQQRVAVARAVVLRPRLVLADEPTGNLDPTTAEEVHVLFEQLSELGITFVVATHNERLASRMHRILLMRDGRLQPYVHGAA; encoded by the coding sequence ATGAATGACGCGCCGGCCCGGCCGCTCGCCTCCCCGTCGGCCACCGCCTCGCTTCTGCTCCAGGCCCAGGGACTGACCAAGAGCTTCTATGATGGAGGCCGCGAGATAGGTGTGCTGCGCGATTTGAGCTTCGAGGCCTGCACGGCCGAGCGAATCGCGATTGTCGGCCAATCCGGTGTAGGCAAGTCCACTTTTCTGCACGTGTTAGGTAGTTTGGAGCCGCCCACCGCGGGCAAGGTTATCTTCGAGGGCCAAGATTTGTTCGCGCTCTCTGCCCGCCAACTGGCCGAGTTCCGCAACCTCAAGCTGGGCTTCGTATTTCAGTTCCACTATCTTCTGGCTGACTTTTCCGCTTTGGAAAACGTCATGATGCCCGGACTGATTGCACGCCGGTCGCCGGCCGAAATCCGTCGCGCGGCGGCCCAAATGCTGGAGCTGGTCGGGCTAGGCGACAAGGGCCATCGGCGACCCGCGGAATTGTCGGGAGGCGAGCAGCAGCGGGTCGCGGTGGCGCGAGCGGTCGTGCTACGGCCGCGCCTGGTGCTGGCCGATGAACCTACCGGCAATCTCGATCCCACCACCGCCGAAGAAGTGCACGTATTGTTCGAGCAATTGAGCGAGTTGGGTATAACGTTCGTGGTCGCCACTCACAACGAGCGGCTGGCCAGCCGAATGCATCGGATCCTGCTCATGCGCGATGGTCGCTTGCAGCCTTAT